One window from the genome of Cryptosporangium phraense encodes:
- a CDS encoding erythromycin esterase family protein has product MNGDDVHAMAAPLRDAGDFDPLLDRVRDARVVMLGEASHGTHDYRLRADLTRRLVDEHGFSFVAVEGDWPDCDRVHRAVGEGADVRAALEQFHRWPTWMWANEEVADFLRWLAVRRTVGFHGLDVYSLWESLGEVLRYFREHDPDGLAPALAAIRCLDPYGQDPQSYAWATVMGSTCAPALASMLAEVRRRALEGAPDDAFGAFAARQNAEAAVGAEQYYRAMVGNGPESWNGRDTHMLETLARLLDFYGPESRAVVWAHNTHVGDARATDMAEHGMTNLGELARERWGGDAVALVGFGCHRGEVLAGPSWGAPVEVMPVPPARAGSLEATLQATLPEPALFVFGPGEFTPGRTGARPAWLTDVLPHRAIGVVYDPARESYGNYVPTRLGDRYDAFVWLPETTALSPLPATPVGGELETYPVGV; this is encoded by the coding sequence ATGAACGGGGACGACGTCCACGCGATGGCGGCGCCATTGCGCGATGCGGGTGATTTCGATCCGCTGCTCGATCGGGTGCGCGACGCCCGGGTCGTGATGCTGGGTGAGGCCAGCCACGGCACCCACGACTACCGGCTGCGCGCCGACCTGACCCGCCGGCTCGTCGACGAGCACGGCTTCTCGTTCGTCGCGGTGGAGGGTGACTGGCCGGACTGCGACCGCGTCCACCGGGCGGTCGGGGAGGGTGCCGACGTGCGGGCCGCGCTCGAGCAGTTCCACCGGTGGCCGACCTGGATGTGGGCCAACGAGGAGGTCGCCGACTTCCTGCGGTGGCTGGCGGTCCGACGGACCGTCGGGTTCCACGGGCTCGACGTGTACTCGCTCTGGGAGTCGCTCGGCGAGGTGCTGCGGTACTTCCGCGAGCACGACCCGGACGGCCTCGCTCCCGCGCTGGCCGCGATCCGCTGCCTCGACCCGTACGGGCAGGACCCGCAGAGCTACGCCTGGGCCACCGTGATGGGCTCCACCTGCGCCCCGGCGCTGGCCTCGATGCTCGCCGAGGTGCGCCGGCGGGCCCTCGAGGGCGCACCGGACGACGCGTTCGGCGCGTTCGCGGCCCGGCAGAACGCCGAGGCGGCCGTCGGCGCCGAGCAGTACTACCGGGCGATGGTCGGCAACGGCCCGGAGTCCTGGAACGGCCGGGACACCCACATGCTGGAGACGCTGGCCCGCCTGCTCGACTTCTACGGCCCGGAGTCCAGAGCCGTGGTCTGGGCCCACAACACCCACGTCGGCGACGCCCGGGCCACCGACATGGCCGAGCACGGGATGACCAACCTGGGGGAGCTGGCCCGCGAGCGCTGGGGCGGCGACGCGGTCGCGCTGGTCGGCTTCGGCTGCCACCGTGGCGAGGTGCTGGCCGGCCCGTCCTGGGGCGCCCCGGTCGAGGTGATGCCGGTGCCTCCGGCCCGGGCCGGATCGCTGGAGGCCACACTGCAGGCGACGCTGCCCGAACCGGCGCTGTTCGTGTTCGGGCCGGGGGAGTTCACGCCCGGTCGCACCGGCGCGCGCCCGGCCTGGCTCACCGACGTCCTCCCGCACCGGGCGATCGGCGTCGTCTACGACCCGGCCAGGGAGTCGTACGGCAACTACGTCCCGACCCGGCTCGGCGACCGCTACGACGCGTTCGTCTGGCTCCCGGAGACCACCGCCCTGAGCCCCCTACCCGCCACCCCGGTAGGAGGTGAGCTGGAGACATATCCAGTCGGCGTCTGA
- a CDS encoding DUF397 domain-containing protein, producing the protein MNERALDLSQAHWRKATRSTGANTGCVEVAANLPEVTAIRDSKRPEGGAHVVSREAFAAFLSDVKSGRYTL; encoded by the coding sequence ATGAACGAGCGCGCACTTGATCTCTCGCAAGCACACTGGCGTAAAGCGACCAGAAGCACCGGTGCCAATACCGGATGCGTCGAAGTGGCCGCCAACCTGCCGGAAGTCACCGCGATTCGCGACAGCAAACGACCCGAGGGCGGCGCCCACGTCGTCAGCCGGGAGGCGTTCGCCGCATTCCTGTCCGATGTGAAGTCCGGTCGCTACACGCTTTGA
- a CDS encoding SAM-dependent methyltransferase, translating into MPETVLRASRPTTPVEVDSFRPNAARMYDYYLGGSNHLAADREAADALLDAVPLVAEAARQNRAFLGRVVEFALGRGITQFLDLGSGYSSPEAVALAGGPGVRVVAVDIDPRVVSQVQLDARVSGRGAQVGAVHADLGDAAGVLGHPVTRRLIDLDRPVAILCLAVLHFVPGPLDRVLGPLRRAVAPGSLLAVSHGAATPTSAGRTRSEGAARPAAPSPASISRLIYDCTLTPLTLRSAPDVRAALGDTELVEPGLVEIASWRAPESSSPGRSGLIGGVASL; encoded by the coding sequence ATGCCCGAGACCGTCCTCCGCGCGTCACGGCCCACCACACCGGTCGAGGTCGACAGCTTCCGGCCCAACGCCGCCCGCATGTACGACTACTACCTCGGTGGCAGCAACCACCTGGCCGCCGACCGCGAGGCCGCCGACGCGCTCCTCGACGCCGTTCCCCTGGTCGCCGAGGCGGCCCGGCAGAACCGCGCGTTCCTCGGCCGGGTCGTCGAGTTCGCGCTGGGCCGGGGCATCACGCAGTTCCTCGACCTCGGGTCCGGGTACTCGTCGCCGGAGGCGGTCGCGCTGGCCGGCGGGCCGGGCGTCCGGGTGGTGGCGGTCGACATCGACCCGCGCGTCGTCAGCCAGGTGCAGCTCGACGCCCGGGTGTCCGGGCGCGGTGCGCAGGTGGGCGCGGTGCACGCCGACCTCGGCGACGCGGCCGGAGTCCTCGGACACCCGGTGACCCGCCGGCTGATCGACCTCGACCGTCCGGTGGCGATCCTCTGCCTTGCGGTCCTGCACTTCGTGCCCGGCCCGCTCGACCGCGTGCTCGGCCCGCTGCGCCGGGCCGTCGCCCCGGGCAGCCTGCTCGCTGTTTCCCACGGTGCCGCCACACCGACGTCCGCCGGTCGGACGCGTTCGGAGGGGGCGGCCCGACCGGCGGCACCCAGCCCCGCGTCCATCTCCCGGTTGATCTACGACTGCACGCTGACGCCACTGACGCTGCGGTCCGCCCCCGACGTCCGCGCCGCCCTCGGAGACACCGAGTTGGTGGAGCCGGGCCTGGTGGAGATCGCCTCGTGGCGGGCGCCGGAGTCGTCGTCGCCGGGCCGCTCCGGCCTGATCGGCGGCGTGGCCAGCCTCTAA
- a CDS encoding helix-turn-helix domain-containing protein yields the protein MYGATVAKRRLARRLVELRVENGYTANQVCDKLNWGRGKVGRFEANVWKRPEMSDVRDLLRIYGVPEAEREELESLAMLARGRAWWREYGDVFGDDEYAGFESDAERVSLYMPLILPGLLQTSAYTEAHMSVGTQSQQWRARALEARQRRQRVLEDDGAELVAVLTEASLLYRWGTQAERRAQIAHLVAMSRRENVEIRLLRFADGPHPGMSSLISIFDFPGDEPGIAYLENDAAVQQLDSVAEVEVYKRIFAEIREAALEPAATTKSLEQLSETLD from the coding sequence ATGTACGGTGCGACCGTCGCGAAGCGACGGCTGGCGCGCCGGCTGGTCGAGCTGCGGGTGGAGAACGGCTACACCGCGAACCAGGTCTGCGACAAGCTGAACTGGGGGCGGGGCAAGGTCGGCCGGTTCGAGGCGAACGTCTGGAAGCGGCCGGAGATGAGCGACGTCCGCGACCTGCTGCGGATCTACGGCGTCCCCGAGGCCGAACGCGAGGAGCTCGAGTCGCTCGCGATGCTCGCCCGGGGCCGCGCCTGGTGGCGCGAGTACGGGGACGTGTTCGGCGACGACGAGTACGCCGGTTTCGAGTCGGACGCCGAGCGCGTCTCGCTCTACATGCCACTGATCCTGCCTGGGCTGCTCCAGACGTCGGCCTACACCGAGGCGCACATGAGCGTCGGGACGCAGTCGCAGCAGTGGCGGGCCCGCGCGCTCGAGGCCCGGCAGCGGCGTCAGCGGGTGCTGGAGGACGACGGCGCCGAGCTGGTCGCGGTGCTCACCGAGGCGTCGCTGCTCTACCGCTGGGGCACCCAGGCGGAGCGGCGGGCGCAGATCGCGCACCTGGTCGCGATGAGCAGGCGGGAGAACGTCGAGATCCGGCTGTTGCGCTTCGCCGACGGGCCGCACCCCGGGATGAGCAGCCTGATCAGCATCTTCGACTTCCCGGGCGACGAGCCGGGCATCGCGTACCTGGAGAACGACGCCGCCGTGCAGCAGCTCGACTCGGTGGCCGAGGTGGAGGTCTACAAGCGGATCTTCGCCGAGATCCGCGAGGCCGCCCTGGAACCGGCCGCGACGACGAAATCCCTCGAGCAGCTGTCCGAGACGTTGGATTAG
- a CDS encoding DUF397 domain-containing protein, with protein MSLPRKPTVHDLRIDADAQEWQRSGSGRGSIEVAFVDALDEKWVLMRVSGDPDSRVLVYDKFEWECFVDGVRKGEFDDAV; from the coding sequence GTGTCTCTGCCTCGGAAGCCGACCGTCCACGATCTGCGTATCGACGCCGATGCGCAGGAGTGGCAGCGTTCCGGCTCCGGGCGCGGCTCGATCGAGGTGGCGTTCGTCGACGCCTTGGACGAGAAGTGGGTGCTGATGAGGGTTTCCGGGGATCCCGACAGCCGCGTGCTCGTCTACGACAAGTTCGAGTGGGAGTGTTTCGTCGACGGCGTCCGCAAGGGCGAGTTCGACGACGCGGTCTGA
- a CDS encoding SAM-dependent methyltransferase, translating into MGDIPATDRPNAAGIYDYLLGGTMNTAADRAAADRTRAMLPELAESAWANRGFLQRAVAHMSDKWGIRQFIDLGSGLPTQRCTHEVLAEHGPDGRVVYVDRDPTAIERANTLLRGVPGAVALEADIRDVESVVSAPPTRELIDFAQPVGILLVAVTQFLPDSDDPWALIRRYTAAVAPGSFVAISAPTSDMQSERLAQKIGSAIGRTTNGAVSRSRAEFTRFFDGLEIVPPYAGADPAVVHVGQWGAEDPEVADDAGSRWFYAAVARKPDGER; encoded by the coding sequence ATGGGTGACATTCCGGCGACCGATCGTCCTAATGCGGCCGGAATTTACGATTATCTGCTCGGCGGCACGATGAACACCGCGGCCGACCGGGCGGCGGCCGACCGCACGCGGGCGATGCTGCCCGAGCTGGCCGAGTCGGCCTGGGCCAATCGCGGCTTCCTGCAGCGCGCCGTTGCCCACATGTCCGACAAATGGGGCATCCGGCAGTTCATCGACCTCGGGTCCGGGCTGCCGACCCAGCGGTGCACCCACGAGGTCCTCGCCGAGCACGGCCCGGACGGGCGGGTGGTCTACGTCGACCGCGACCCGACCGCCATCGAGCGCGCGAACACACTGCTCCGCGGTGTGCCCGGGGCGGTCGCGCTGGAGGCCGACATCCGGGACGTCGAGTCGGTGGTGTCCGCGCCGCCGACCCGCGAGCTGATCGACTTCGCCCAGCCGGTCGGCATCCTCCTGGTCGCGGTGACCCAGTTCCTGCCGGACTCCGACGACCCGTGGGCGCTGATCCGCCGGTACACGGCCGCGGTGGCGCCCGGCTCCTTCGTCGCGATCTCGGCGCCGACCAGCGACATGCAGTCGGAGCGGCTGGCCCAGAAGATCGGCTCGGCGATCGGCCGGACGACGAACGGCGCGGTGTCGCGGTCGCGGGCCGAGTTCACCCGGTTCTTCGACGGGCTGGAGATCGTGCCGCCCTACGCCGGAGCCGATCCGGCCGTCGTGCACGTCGGGCAGTGGGGCGCCGAAGATCCCGAGGTCGCGGACGATGCGGGCTCGCGCTGGTTCTATGCGGCCGTCGCACGCAAGCCGGACGGAGAGCGCTAA
- a CDS encoding PPC domain-containing protein encodes MTPRPILVALAVTTALSGALLGAPAAPAASGAVTRGVSDPPPANPYTGMVSNPKQVDWGFWRGKLAADGRARQATLRTAHKVRDPRALAVQRVEPILAEEKEPERTLGSNDKTASAEAIPHFGTSAGRVPSAHVVGNLAAGPTAVKVPKGAEDNGSIPKANEIVLPSPQTRRTTTGRIGDGPHGYAGDKKGDYDFYRIRHVKAGERLLIDVDTPNSDDATQSKLDSVLTLWDSHGKSIAVNDDDGETLDSRIAINVPADGDYYASVGAYDSPSPRDPFDSASGRGAGSEGDYSITFGLDADDIDYYSLDLRPGDILGASVTGAAHELAVRDPEGHLRVQSRIDQSGVYPPTSPLPGGGNAVLAHVADLAGRHTIAVSAGSGHYDLTLQVYRPAAESRGASTVQTIFLDFDGAQVNTKIWGGAGVRTLSPFRSFLGRWGLSARDENAAIDAVVATVRENLQGDFGSRAEVRLLNSRDNADPWGQPNVSRAIIGGTQDESGLATVGISQSVDPGNFDTQESALVMLDDMSAPGGFRNTSNPSLLAYFGPKSDRIKFVGEAVGNAVSHEIGHYLGSWHTSANDDKADLMDQGGNFAQLWGVGKDGLGGTADDVDVDYGRDVFDPVEGFSGTQNAGANTQWGLTTTRH; translated from the coding sequence ATGACACCTCGTCCGATTTTGGTCGCGCTGGCCGTGACGACCGCCCTCTCCGGCGCGCTGTTGGGCGCACCGGCCGCGCCGGCGGCGTCCGGAGCAGTAACCCGGGGTGTGTCGGACCCGCCGCCGGCCAACCCGTACACGGGGATGGTCAGCAATCCCAAGCAGGTCGACTGGGGGTTCTGGCGGGGCAAGCTGGCCGCCGACGGACGGGCCCGCCAGGCCACTTTGCGCACGGCGCACAAGGTGCGCGATCCGCGGGCGCTGGCCGTCCAGCGCGTCGAGCCGATCCTGGCCGAGGAGAAGGAGCCCGAGCGGACGCTCGGCAGCAACGACAAGACGGCCAGCGCCGAGGCGATCCCGCACTTCGGGACGTCGGCCGGACGGGTGCCGTCGGCGCACGTCGTCGGCAACCTGGCGGCCGGGCCCACCGCGGTGAAGGTGCCCAAGGGCGCCGAGGACAACGGGTCGATCCCCAAGGCCAACGAGATCGTGCTGCCGAGCCCGCAGACCCGGCGCACCACGACCGGCCGGATCGGCGACGGCCCGCACGGCTACGCCGGGGACAAGAAGGGCGACTACGACTTCTACCGGATCCGGCACGTCAAGGCGGGCGAGCGCCTGCTCATCGACGTCGACACGCCGAACAGCGACGACGCGACCCAGTCGAAGCTCGACTCGGTCCTCACGCTCTGGGACTCGCACGGCAAGTCGATCGCGGTCAACGACGACGACGGCGAGACGCTCGACAGCCGGATCGCGATCAACGTCCCGGCCGACGGCGACTACTACGCCTCGGTCGGCGCCTACGACTCCCCGTCGCCGCGGGACCCGTTCGACTCGGCCAGCGGCCGTGGGGCCGGCTCCGAGGGCGACTACTCGATCACGTTCGGCCTGGACGCCGACGACATCGACTACTACAGCCTCGACCTGCGGCCCGGCGACATTCTCGGCGCCTCGGTGACCGGCGCGGCGCACGAACTCGCGGTACGCGACCCCGAAGGCCACCTGCGGGTCCAGTCGCGGATCGACCAGTCGGGCGTCTACCCGCCGACGTCGCCGCTGCCCGGGGGCGGCAACGCGGTGCTCGCCCACGTGGCCGATCTGGCCGGACGGCACACGATCGCGGTCAGCGCTGGGTCCGGCCACTACGACCTCACGCTCCAGGTCTACCGACCGGCCGCGGAGAGCCGGGGCGCCAGCACCGTGCAGACGATCTTCCTCGACTTCGACGGGGCCCAGGTCAACACGAAGATCTGGGGCGGCGCGGGCGTCCGGACGCTCTCCCCGTTCCGCTCGTTCCTCGGCCGCTGGGGGCTCTCGGCCCGCGACGAGAACGCGGCCATCGACGCGGTCGTGGCCACGGTCCGGGAGAACCTGCAGGGCGACTTCGGGAGCCGGGCCGAGGTCCGGCTCCTGAACAGCCGCGACAACGCCGACCCGTGGGGCCAGCCGAACGTCAGCCGGGCGATCATCGGCGGCACTCAGGACGAGTCGGGCCTGGCCACGGTCGGAATCTCGCAGTCGGTCGACCCCGGCAACTTCGACACCCAGGAGTCGGCGCTGGTGATGCTGGACGACATGTCGGCACCGGGCGGCTTCCGGAACACGTCGAACCCGTCGCTGCTCGCGTACTTCGGGCCGAAGAGCGACCGGATCAAGTTCGTCGGCGAGGCGGTCGGCAACGCGGTGTCCCACGAGATCGGGCACTACCTCGGTAGCTGGCACACGTCCGCCAACGACGACAAGGCCGACCTGATGGATCAGGGTGGCAACTTCGCCCAGCTGTGGGGCGTCGGCAAGGACGGTCTGGGCGGAACCGCCGACGACGTGGACGTGGACTACGGACGGGACGTCTTCGACCCGGTCGAAGGCTTCAGCGGGACGCAGAACGCGGGCGCGAACACGCAGTGGGGGTTGACGACCACCCGACATTAG